TTATTGTAGCTAATACGTACTTCCAATCTGGATTACATTTTACTTCATTCCAATCCGGTGCAATGTCTATCACTTATTTAATTTCAGTGTTAGTTATGATACCAGTTGGTGAAAAACTAATGCAGGCTGTTGGACCTAAAAAGCCAATGTTATGGGGTGCTGCATTAAATGCAATAGGAATAATTTTAATTTCCCTTACTTTCCTACCATCATTAGTATATATCGTAATATGTATTATTGGGTATTTATTATATGGTATTGGTTTAGGAATATATGCAACACCTTCGACAGATACAGCAGTTACTACGGCGCCTGAAGACAAAGTGGGCGTGGCTTCAGGTATTTATAAAATGGCTTCTTCGCTAGGTAACTCTTTTGGTGTAGCAATTTCTGCTACGGTATTTAGTGTAATGGCTGCACACTATAATGTGCACCTTGGTGCCATGTATGGCTTCTTTTTTGATGCCTTATTAGCTATATTAGGTTTCATTGCTGTCTTTATATTTGTTCCTAAAAACCAAAGTAACATCTAAATAATTTATTGAGAGTTTAAGTAATGCAATATGTTGTGACTTATAAAGTTATCATCATTTTAATATTACTTAAACTCTTTTTGCTATTGGTTGCTATATGATTGGAGAAAATATTATACTCATATTAAAACGCTTTCTAAGGGGTGGATTAAGCTATGGGACTACTATGGCAAACATACGAGGATAGAGAACAATTATTAAAGGAATTAGTTAATCAAGAAACGATTACAAATTCTCCGGGTGAGTTAGCATTTCCTAAATTAGTAGAACGAAAATTGTTAAATTTGGACTACTTTCAACAACATAAAGAATATATTAAATTAACAACGACAGAGGATAATAAGGAACTTGTTACGGCATTTTATAAAGGGGCGTCGGCTAGCAAAACCGTAGTGTTAATTAGCCACTTCGATACTGTAGGCATAGATGATTATACAGCATATAAAGAGGCAGCGTGTGACCCTGATAAGTTATCAGTATTATTTACTCAAAATAGTGGTAATTTAAGTGACGCCGCAGTTAAAGACCTTAATTCAGGAGATTATTTATTCGGTCGTGGCATTATGGATATGAAAGCTGGTTTAATGTTGCACTTATCATTGATTGAAAAAGCGAGCGCAGAACAATGGAATGTAAATTTATTACTTGTTACGGTGCCAGATGAAGAAGTCAATTCTTCAGGTATGCGGAAGGCAGTAGAAATGATCGAACATTACCAACAAGCTTATAATCTCGATATTGCGTTACATTTAAATAGTGAGCCAACATTCCAACAAGAGTCGGGAGATCCTAGTCATTCTATTTATAGCGGATCAATAGGTAAAATTATGCCAGGCGTTCTTTGTTATGGTATAGAGACACATGTGGGTAATCCTTTGAGTGGTTTAAGTTCAAATTATATGAATAGCTATATTACTCAAGCTATTGAGTATAATCGTCAATTTAAAGAACAATATGAGGGAGAGTTCACTCCACTACCAGTATCTATAGTTAATAAAGATATTAAAGAAGCATATGATGTACAGACACCATTTAGAACTTTTGCATTATATAATATGTTTTTATTTAATAAAACCCCACAGGCATTATATCGACAATTTTTAGATACGGTTATAAAAGCTGTAGAACGTTGTGAAAGTGATTGGCTCAATATATTAGAACAAGAGAATTTGCAATTTGATTCTAAAATAAATGTAGTTACATACGAACAACTTAAAACATATGCGGTTAAGCAATATGGACAAAAGCATATCGATGATTTAATCAATAGCGTTCTACAAAGTACACCAGAATTACATTTACAGAGTGTAAAAATTGCTGATGAACTAATGAAAATTTGTCGCGACATCACACCTGCTGTAGTGACATTTTTTGCGCCACCATATTATCCGGCGGTCAATTCCTCTCAAGAACCAATAGTGAATGATATAATAGAAACAGTATCTGAGATTA
The genomic region above belongs to Staphylococcus durrellii and contains:
- a CDS encoding M20/M25/M40 family metallo-hydrolase, which encodes MGLLWQTYEDREQLLKELVNQETITNSPGELAFPKLVERKLLNLDYFQQHKEYIKLTTTEDNKELVTAFYKGASASKTVVLISHFDTVGIDDYTAYKEAACDPDKLSVLFTQNSGNLSDAAVKDLNSGDYLFGRGIMDMKAGLMLHLSLIEKASAEQWNVNLLLVTVPDEEVNSSGMRKAVEMIEHYQQAYNLDIALHLNSEPTFQQESGDPSHSIYSGSIGKIMPGVLCYGIETHVGNPLSGLSSNYMNSYITQAIEYNRQFKEQYEGEFTPLPVSIVNKDIKEAYDVQTPFRTFALYNMFLFNKTPQALYRQFLDTVIKAVERCESDWLNILEQENLQFDSKINVVTYEQLKTYAVKQYGQKHIDDLINSVLQSTPELHLQSVKIADELMKICRDITPAVVTFFAPPYYPAVNSSQEPIVNDIIETVSEINNSQFNRATHRINYFNGISDSSYLNLNASIDKMEVYADNTPSFNHTYNIPFDTIKNISAPIILCGPRGNDAHKVSERLSKTSAFTELPIVLETIIKQYFCK